Within the Agromyces ramosus genome, the region CTCGCGCGGCGGTGGCGGAGGCGTGCGGTCTTCCACCGCGGTCGCCGCGACCGCCGCCGACACGCGCTTCACGAGTGTCTGCCGCACGATGAGCGTGCGGTCGAACCCCTCGATGCGCACGCGCACCTCGTCGCCCGGTCGAACCTGCTGCGCGGCTTTCGCCCGCTCGCCGTTGACCCGCACATGCCCTGCTCGACATGCCGACGTCGCGGCCGACCGCGTCTTGAACTGCCGCACGGCCCACAGCCACGCGTCGATGCGCACGGGGGAGTCGCCGTTCATGTCGCACAGCCTACGCCGCGTCGTCGTGCGGCCTTCGCGTGCGTCATGCTGGAGTGGTGAGCGGTGCAAGCGGCGACGCGTGGGTCGAGGGACCAGACGGGGCGCGATACTGGGGCACGTACGGGGCCGCGGGGCTCCTGGCGGTGAGCCCGCGGTTCGAGGTGCTGCTGCAGCACCGGGCCCAGTGGAGCCACTTCGGCGGCACCTGGGGAATGCCGGGTGGAGCGCGCCACGAACACGAGAGCGCTGTCGACGCCGCCGTGCGCGAGGCGGGCGAGGAGGCCGGTGTCCCGCCCGAGCTGCTCGAGGTGCGCTTCAGCACGGTACTCGACCTCGGGTACTGGTCGTACACCACGGTGGTCGCCGATGCGACGCAGCGGTTCGGGCCGGTGGTCAGCGACCCTGAGAGCATCGAGCTGCGATGGATCCCCGTCGACCGCGTCACCGACTTCGCGCTGCATCCGCGATTCGCCGAAGCCTGGCCGGCGCTCGCCGCGCGGCTCTGATCGGCGTCAGGCGGTGCGTTCGTCGGGGCGGGGCTTCAGTCCGCGCGGGAACCACGGCACGATCGCCGAGGTGCGAGCGCGATAGCCGTCGTAGTCGGGGTACCTCGCCCGGGAGATGCTCTCGGTGAAGACGGTGGAGCCGACGAAGAGCGCGCTCAGGAGGACCGCGCCCGCGATGGTCCAGTGCAGCCACACGCCGGTCGCTGCCACCGCGAAGCCGTAGAAGACCCACCACTGCGCCTGCTCGAAGAAGAAGTTCGGATGCCGCGACACCCGGAAGAGGCCCGACTGCAGGAACGCGGGCTGCGGCGTGCGGCCGGCCGCACGCTCAGCGGCCTTCCACTGGTGGAACACCCACTGCTGCTGGTCGGCGATCGCCTCCCCGGCGAGGAAGGCCAGGAACACCACCGCGAGCACGAGGTCCCATGCGCCGAGCGGCATACCCGCAGCCTCGAATGCCGTGAGCGCCGGCAGGGAGAACAGCAGGATGAGGGCGTTCTGGTAGATCGAGATGAAGAGCAGGTTGAAGAGGCCGAACCGCCATCCCGACATCCGGCCCCGCAGCACCGCCCAGCGGTAGTCCTCGCCGCCCGGGCGGTAGCCGCCCTTTCGTACGAAGTTGAAGGTGAGACGGATGCCCCATGCCGTCACCAGCACGGCCATGAGCACGAGTCGTGCGTCGAACGCGCCCGCCACGGCGAACACCCAGACGTAGATCACCGGTGAGATCGACCAGATGCGGTCGACCCACGAGTACTCATGGGTGATCACGGAGGCGAGCCAGGTCAGCGCGGTCGTGACGGCGCAGATCACGAGACACACGACGAGGGGGTCCATGGCCGCATTCTACGGTCGATAGGATCGTGCCGTGGCTGGGGAGCGCGCGGGGGAAGTCGGTTCGGAGGTCTGGACGATCCCGAACGTGCTCAGCATGCTCCGGCTCGCACTCGTGCCCGTCTTCCTGGTCTTCATCGTGCGCGGCGACTATGTCGTCTCACTCGTCGTGCTCGTCGTGGCGAGCTTCACCGACCTGCTCGATGGCTACCTGGCCCGAAAGCTCGGTCAGGTGACGCGTCTGGGCCAGCTCCTCGACCCCGCTGCCGATCGGTTGTACATCTTCGCCGCGCTGCTCGGGTTGGCGGCGCAGAGCCTCGTACCGTGGTGGATCGTCGTGGTCATCGTCGCCCGCGACGTGTTCCTGCTCATCCTCGGCATCGTGCTCGCGAACCACGGATTCGGGCCGCTGCCCGTGCACCAGCTCGGCAAGGTCGCGACCTTCGCCCTCTTCTTCGGCCTGCCCGTCATCATGCTCGGTCTCGCGTACCCCGTGCTCCAACCGGTGAGCGAGCCGATCGGCTGGGCGATCACGCTCTGGGGGGCGTTCCTCTACTGGTGGGCCGGCATCATCTACGCGATCGAGACCGCGCGCGTCATCCGTATTCCGCTGGTGGCAGACGACCGCCGATCGGATACGCTGGAACAAGGAGGTCAGCCGTGACGGATTCCGACATCACTCAGGCCGGCGGTACGAACGAGGCCGGGGGCGAGCCGTCGACGAACACGTCGACGCATCCCGCCGGCAGCGGGGCGACCGATACGACCATCGGCTTCAGCCGCGAGGCCGCTGCGCAGCTCGGCAACGTCGACGCCGACATCACCGCAGAAGAGCAGGAGGCGATCGCCGCCCTGCCATCGGGCTCTGCACTGCTCATCGTGCGGCGGGGCCCCAACAGTGGTGCGCGCTTCCTCCTCGACAGCGATGTCACGCTCGTCGGCCGGCATCCCGACGCCGACATCTTCCTCGACGACGTCACCGTCTCGCGCAAGCACGCCGAGTTCGTTCGGCACCGCTCGGCGTTCGAAGTGCGCGACCTGAGCTCGCTGAACGGCACCTACTACGACGGCGTGCGCATCGAGACCGCGCTCCTGACCGACGGTGCCGAAGTCCAGATCGGCAAGTTCCGGCTCACCTTCTACGCATCACGTCACGACCTGGCGCCGCTGGCGAGCGACTAGTGTCGGCCACCGCTGCCTCCTCGCGGGCGAGCGGCCAGGCCCCACTGCTCGGCATCGGTCAGGTCCTCGCACGACTTCAGCCCGAATTCCCCGAGCTGACGCCGTCGAAGCTGCGGTTCCTCGAGGAACAGCGCCTGGTCTCGCCGGCCCGCACCGCGTCCGGGTACCGCAAGTTCTCGGCGGCTGACGTCGAGCGCATCACCGTGGTGCTCTCGATGCAGCGCGACCAGTACCTGCCGCTCAAGGTCATCCGCACCCATCTCGAGGCGATCGATGCCGGTGAGACGCCGGCGCTGCCCGGTGCGACGAGCGCCGCAGCGTTCCTGAGCGGCGCCCGGCGACTGCGCCGCGACGAGCTCGTCACTGCGGCCGGCGCGACGCCGGCCCTGCTCGATGAGGCAGTGTCGGCCTCGCTCCTCCCTGCCGCCGAGATCTACGGCGACGAGGCGCTCGGCGTGCTGCGCTCGCTCGTCGCGCTTCGAGCGGTGGGCATCGAGCCTCGGCACCTGCGCGGGGTCCGCGCCGCGGCCGAGCGCGAGGCGGCGCTGGTCGAGCGGGCGATGGCACCGTCGCGACGAGCCGATGCCGCCGACAAGGCGCGCGCGGCCGAGCGTGGCCTCGAGCTCGCTGGCCACCTCGAGACCGTGCACGCGAGCGTCGTGCGGGCGGCTCTCGGCCACCTCACGAGATGAAGCGGCGACACGCCGTGACGTTCGGCCCGATGTGTTCGACAGACCCCCTCCTCGTGGGTAGCGTGGAACTCGCGCCAACGGGGTGCGGGGCGCGAGAGTGAGGGGCGACGCGAATGAGTGAGCTCGACCGGACTGCACGCTCACGGTACGACCTCGGCCTGCTCTTCACCGACGGCATGCCCGAGCACGATGACGCCGCCGGCTATCGCGGCGCTGTCGCGGCACGAGCCGCCGGCATCAGCTACCGCCAGCTCGACTACTGGGCTCGTACGCAGCTCGTCGAACCCACCGTGCGCGGTGCCGCCGGCTCCGGATCCCAGCGTCTCTACGGGTTCCGCGACATCCTCGTGCTGAAGCTCGTGAAGCGCCTCCTCGACACCGGCATCTCGCTGCAGCAGATCCGCACCGCCGTCACGCAGCTGCGCGAGGCGGGCGTCGACGACCTCGCCCAGACGACGCTCATGAGCGACGGAGCGAGCGTCTACCTCTGCACCTCCGACGACGAGGTGATCGACCTCGTCAACCGCGGTCAGGGCGTGTTCGGCATCGCTGTCGGCAAGGTGCTCCGCGAAGTCGAGTCGACGCTCGTCGAGCTCGACACGCAGTCGGCTGACCCCATGGATGAGCTCGCTGCGCGACGCGGAACGAAGTCCCGCAAGATCTCCTGACGGCCTGGTTCGGCCGGGCACGCCGGTCCTCGAGGGCCCGTGACGTCATGCGACGTCACATTCGGTGCTGATCTCCGGCGCCGTTCGTGGGACGCGAAACCGATTCGGCAGTACGGAATCGTGGCTGAAGCCGGATCTGCGGATGCGATCGTCTCAGATGACGGGCGAGTCGAGCTCGTACTGGGCGCCGGCGTACTCGCCGATGCGAGCCGTGCGCAGGATGCGGTCGAGCAGCTGGTCGAAGTGGTGGGACATCTCTTCAGCGCTCTCGCCGGGCCACATGTGCAGCGGCTTCGCCGCGCCCTGCGCCTGCTGGAGCGATGTGCGCTCGGGCAGCTGCGGCGAGAGCACGAGCGGGCCGAACATGTCGCGCAGCTCCTTGATGCGGAACTGGTGCTCGAGCGACTGCACTCGAGCGCGGTTCACGATGATGCCGAGGGGCTGGAGCCTCGGCGACAGGCCGCGGCGGATCTCCTCGATCGCTCGGAGCGCCCGGTCGGCTGCGGCGACCGAGAACAGGCCGGGCTCGGTGACGACGGCGACGCGGTCGCTTGCCGCCCACGCCGTGCGCGTGAGGGCGTTCAGCGACGGGGCGCAGTCGATGAGCACGAGCTCGTAGTCGGCCTCGACGTTGGCGAGCGCCTCTTCGAGCTTCCAGATGTCGCGGATCGACGGGTGCGGCCCGTCGAAGTTGATCGCGGAGGGGCTGCCGATCATGACATCGATCGTCGAACTCGGGTTCGATCGCGCCCAGCCGCTCGGCGAGATCGCCGAGCGGACGATCTTCTCCTTCGGAGAGGCGAGCACGTCGGCCACGTTGAGATGGCCGGCGACTTGGATGTCCATGCCCGTCGAGACATCGGACTGCGGGTCGAGGTCGACGACGAGGGTCCGGACGCCGCGCGCGAACGCTGCCGACGCCAGTCCGAGGGTGACGGTCGTCTTGCCGACACCGCCCTTGAGGGAACTGACGCTGAGTACGTGCACGAACAGATACGTTACCTTTACTACTCGGACGATACCTAAACGTTCGCTGTGCGGAACCCCTTCTGAAAGGCCTGCATGTTCACGAAGATCCTGGTTGCCAATCGCGGTGAGATCGCGATCCGTGCGTTCCGTGCGGCGGTCGAACTCGGTGCGAAGACGGTCGCGGTGTATCCCTTCGAAGACCGCAACTCCCTGCACCGCCTGAAGGCCGACGAGGCATACCAGATCGGCCAGCCGGGGCATCCGGTGCGTGCCTATCTCGACGTGGCCGAGATCATCCGCGTCGCGAGGGAGTCCGGCGCCGACGCCATCTACCCGGGCTACGGATTCCTCTCCGAGAACCCCGAGCTGGCGCAGGCCGCCGCAGAGGCCGGCATCACCTTCATCGGCCCGCCGAAGCGCGTGCTCGAGATGGCCGGCAACAAGGTCACCGCGAAGGAGCACGCGATCGCCGCAGGTGTGCCCGTGCTGCAGTCCACGCCGCCGTCGCGCGACATCGAGACGCTCGTGGCGCAGGCCGACGAGATCGGCTTCCCGATCTTCGCGAAGGCCGTGGCGGGCGGCGGCGGGCGCGGCATGCGCCGCGTCAACAACAAAGACGAGCTTCGTCCGGCGCTCGAAGAGGCCATGCGCGAGGCCGACAGCGCGTTCGGCGACGCCACGATGTTCCTCGAGCAGGCGGTGATCCGGCCGCGCCACATCGAGGTGCAGGTGCTCGCGGATGCCTCTGGCGAGACGGTTCACCTCTTCGAGCGCGACTGCTCGGTGCAGCGGCGGCACCAGAAGGTCATCGAGATCGCACCGGCGCCGAACCTCGACGAGAGCGTTCGCCAGGCGCTCTACCGCGACGCCATCGCGTTCGCGAGGTCGATCGGCTACGTCAACGCCGGCACCGTCGAGTTCCTCCTCGACACCGCGGGCGAGCGGGCCGGTCAGCACGTGTTCATCGAGATGAACCCGCGCATCCAGGTCGAGCACACCGTCACCGAAGAAGTCACCGACGTCGACCTCGTCGTCTCGCAGATCCGCATCGCCGCGGGGGAGTCCCTCGCCGAGCTCGGCCTCCTGCAGGACTCGATCAAGCTCCGCGGCGCGGCCCTGCAGTGCCGCATCACGACCGAAGACCCGACCGCCGGATTCCGGCCTGACACGGGCAAGATCACGACGTACCGCTCACCGGGCGGTGCCGGCATCCGCCTCGACGGCGGCACGATCAACCCGGGCGCGCAGATCAGCCCCCACTTCGACTCGATGCTCGCGAAGCTCACGTGCCGAGGTCGCGACTACCCGGCGGCGGTCGCACGTGCCAAGCGCGCCCTTGCCGAATTCCGCATCCGCGGCGTCTCCACGAACATCCCGTTCCTCCAGGCGGTGCTCGAGGACTCGGCGTTCGTCGCCGGCGATCTCAGCACCTCGTTCATCGACGAGCGCCCCCAGCTGCTCCGCGGGCGCGTCTCGAAGGACCGCGGCACGAAGATCCTCAACTGGCTCGCCGACGTCACCGTCAACCAGCCCAACGGGCCGGCCCCCACGAGCGTGAACCCCGCCGAGAAGCTCCCGCCGATCGACCTCACAGCGCCCGCCCCCGACGGATCCCGCCAGCGGCTCCTCGAGCTCGGGCCGGTCGGGTTCGCCCGCGCGCTGCGGGACCAGACGCCGCTCGCCGTGACCGAGACCACGTTCCGCGACGCGCACCAGTCGCTGCTCGCGACGCGTGTCCGAACGCGGGACCTCGTCGCCGTGGCGCCGTACGTCGCCCGCATGACGCCCGAGCTCCTCTCGATCGAGGCATGGGGTGGCGCGACGTACGACGTGGCGCTTCGCTTCCTCGGCGAAGACCCGTGGGAGCGCCTCGCCGCGCTCCGCGAGGTCCTGCCGAACGTGAACATCCAGATGCTCCTCCGCGGTCGCAACACGGTGGGCTACACGCCGTACCCCACCGAGGTGACCGATGCGTTCGTGCGCGAGGCGGCGGCGACCGGCGTCGACATCTTCCGCATCTTCGACGCGCTGAACGACGTCTCGCAGATGCGGCCGGCGATCGAATCGGTGCTCGCCACCGGGCACGCGGTCGCCGAGGTGGCGTTCTGCTACACGGGCGACCTGCTCGACCCCGCCGAAGATCTGTACACGCTCGACTACTACCTCGGCCTGGCCGAGGAGATCGTCGGCGCGGGCGCACACATCCTGGCGATCAAGGACATGGCCGGACTGCTGCGGCCCGCAGCTGCTGAACGGCTCGTCACGGCCCTGCGTGAGCGGTTCGACCTCCCGGTGCACCTGCACACGCACGACACGGCCGGCGGGCAGCTGGCGACGCTCCTCGCGGCGAGCCACGCAGGCGTCGACGCCGTGGACGT harbors:
- a CDS encoding RNA-binding S4 domain-containing protein, with protein sequence MNGDSPVRIDAWLWAVRQFKTRSAATSACRAGHVRVNGERAKAAQQVRPGDEVRVRIEGFDRTLIVRQTLVKRVSAAVAATAVEDRTPPPPPRETVAQVAMRDRGAGRPTKRERRDLERLRGH
- a CDS encoding NUDIX domain-containing protein, encoding MSGASGDAWVEGPDGARYWGTYGAAGLLAVSPRFEVLLQHRAQWSHFGGTWGMPGGARHEHESAVDAAVREAGEEAGVPPELLEVRFSTVLDLGYWSYTTVVADATQRFGPVVSDPESIELRWIPVDRVTDFALHPRFAEAWPALAARL
- a CDS encoding DUF1295 domain-containing protein, encoding MDPLVVCLVICAVTTALTWLASVITHEYSWVDRIWSISPVIYVWVFAVAGAFDARLVLMAVLVTAWGIRLTFNFVRKGGYRPGGEDYRWAVLRGRMSGWRFGLFNLLFISIYQNALILLFSLPALTAFEAAGMPLGAWDLVLAVVFLAFLAGEAIADQQQWVFHQWKAAERAAGRTPQPAFLQSGLFRVSRHPNFFFEQAQWWVFYGFAVAATGVWLHWTIAGAVLLSALFVGSTVFTESISRARYPDYDGYRARTSAIVPWFPRGLKPRPDERTA
- a CDS encoding CDP-alcohol phosphatidyltransferase family protein, which encodes MAGERAGEVGSEVWTIPNVLSMLRLALVPVFLVFIVRGDYVVSLVVLVVASFTDLLDGYLARKLGQVTRLGQLLDPAADRLYIFAALLGLAAQSLVPWWIVVVIVARDVFLLILGIVLANHGFGPLPVHQLGKVATFALFFGLPVIMLGLAYPVLQPVSEPIGWAITLWGAFLYWWAGIIYAIETARVIRIPLVADDRRSDTLEQGGQP
- a CDS encoding FHA domain-containing protein; its protein translation is MTDSDITQAGGTNEAGGEPSTNTSTHPAGSGATDTTIGFSREAAAQLGNVDADITAEEQEAIAALPSGSALLIVRRGPNSGARFLLDSDVTLVGRHPDADIFLDDVTVSRKHAEFVRHRSAFEVRDLSSLNGTYYDGVRIETALLTDGAEVQIGKFRLTFYASRHDLAPLASD
- the ftsR gene encoding transcriptional regulator FtsR produces the protein MSATAASSRASGQAPLLGIGQVLARLQPEFPELTPSKLRFLEEQRLVSPARTASGYRKFSAADVERITVVLSMQRDQYLPLKVIRTHLEAIDAGETPALPGATSAAAFLSGARRLRRDELVTAAGATPALLDEAVSASLLPAAEIYGDEALGVLRSLVALRAVGIEPRHLRGVRAAAEREAALVERAMAPSRRADAADKARAAERGLELAGHLETVHASVVRAALGHLTR
- a CDS encoding MerR family transcriptional regulator, whose product is MSELDRTARSRYDLGLLFTDGMPEHDDAAGYRGAVAARAAGISYRQLDYWARTQLVEPTVRGAAGSGSQRLYGFRDILVLKLVKRLLDTGISLQQIRTAVTQLREAGVDDLAQTTLMSDGASVYLCTSDDEVIDLVNRGQGVFGIAVGKVLREVESTLVELDTQSADPMDELAARRGTKSRKIS
- a CDS encoding ParA family protein, with product MHVLSVSSLKGGVGKTTVTLGLASAAFARGVRTLVVDLDPQSDVSTGMDIQVAGHLNVADVLASPKEKIVRSAISPSGWARSNPSSTIDVMIGSPSAINFDGPHPSIRDIWKLEEALANVEADYELVLIDCAPSLNALTRTAWAASDRVAVVTEPGLFSVAAADRALRAIEEIRRGLSPRLQPLGIIVNRARVQSLEHQFRIKELRDMFGPLVLSPQLPERTSLQQAQGAAKPLHMWPGESAEEMSHHFDQLLDRILRTARIGEYAGAQYELDSPVI
- a CDS encoding pyruvate carboxylase: MFTKILVANRGEIAIRAFRAAVELGAKTVAVYPFEDRNSLHRLKADEAYQIGQPGHPVRAYLDVAEIIRVARESGADAIYPGYGFLSENPELAQAAAEAGITFIGPPKRVLEMAGNKVTAKEHAIAAGVPVLQSTPPSRDIETLVAQADEIGFPIFAKAVAGGGGRGMRRVNNKDELRPALEEAMREADSAFGDATMFLEQAVIRPRHIEVQVLADASGETVHLFERDCSVQRRHQKVIEIAPAPNLDESVRQALYRDAIAFARSIGYVNAGTVEFLLDTAGERAGQHVFIEMNPRIQVEHTVTEEVTDVDLVVSQIRIAAGESLAELGLLQDSIKLRGAALQCRITTEDPTAGFRPDTGKITTYRSPGGAGIRLDGGTINPGAQISPHFDSMLAKLTCRGRDYPAAVARAKRALAEFRIRGVSTNIPFLQAVLEDSAFVAGDLSTSFIDERPQLLRGRVSKDRGTKILNWLADVTVNQPNGPAPTSVNPAEKLPPIDLTAPAPDGSRQRLLELGPVGFARALRDQTPLAVTETTFRDAHQSLLATRVRTRDLVAVAPYVARMTPELLSIEAWGGATYDVALRFLGEDPWERLAALREVLPNVNIQMLLRGRNTVGYTPYPTEVTDAFVREAAATGVDIFRIFDALNDVSQMRPAIESVLATGHAVAEVAFCYTGDLLDPAEDLYTLDYYLGLAEEIVGAGAHILAIKDMAGLLRPAAAERLVTALRERFDLPVHLHTHDTAGGQLATLLAASHAGVDAVDVASAPMAGTTSQPSASSLVAALAHTERDTGISLQAVADLEPYWEAVRRLYKPFESGLPGPTGRVYHHEIPGGQLSNLRQQAIALGLADDFELIEDMYAAADKILGRVPKVTPSSKVVGDLALHLAAVKADPADFAANPEKYDVPDSVIGFMAGELGDLPGGWPEPFRTKVLAGKDVRIGVTELTSDQREALEADSTTRRATLNALLFPAPTRQFEQIRELFGDLSAVDTGDYLYGLRPGAEHVVEIDKGVRLYAGLEAIGEADDKGMRTVMTILNGQLRPVFVRDRGIAVETRAAEKADASQPGQVAAPFSGVVTLAVEPGAEVAAGQGVASIEAMKMEAAITSPIAGVVERVAIPKTQQVEAGDLLVVVRPR